TCTTCTATCACGTTGCCCGCCGTTACGGCCTCCCAGGGGCCTTGTATCTCGATCGGGCCAGTCAATTCACCACCACCCGGCATGGCGGGGTGCATCGGTTCCAGCGTGACGACCAGCCGACGCATTTCGAGGTTGCCATGCAGACACTGGCGGTGGAATGTATCTTTGCCAACAGCCCGCAGGCTCGGGGACGAGGTGAACGTATCAACCAGTCATTTCAGGACCGGCTGGTGGCAGAACTGGACCATCACCACATCACTGACCCTCTGCGGGCCACAGACTATCTCAACCGGGTGTTCATCCCCAAGTATGCTGAACGCTTCGGGGTCAAGCCGCGTGAGCCGGAGTCCGCCTTCAGGCCGGTACCCGAGGGACTTGACCTGCGCACCGTGCTGTGTGGCAAGACTACCCGGGAGGTTGCCAATGACAACACTCTGCGCTACCAGGGGCATCGCTACCAACTCAAGCCCAACATTCGCAGTGTCTGCGTTGCCGGCAGCAGGGTCACGGTACAGCAATGGTTTGATGGCACGGTCCACATCTGGCATGACCGGGTCGGTGAGATCCCTCACATTCGCCTGCGGGACCAACCCAAGCCTGGACGGACTTTGGCAGGAAGTGCCTATGACACTTTCGCTGTGGTGTAGGTATGACATTTTCGCTGTGGTTTGACACCGGAACCAGTAATAGGGTCAAGACATCGTTACCAGCGTAGGGGAAGTTCTACTGGCAGGGGTGGCCGCAAACATCGACGCAGCACGCAGCAGGTGGTCGGCACGCGCTCGGCTGTGCGCCGGTTTGGCCGGCTACTTGAAACCATCGGGGCTCCTTTGGTAGACTGTACGAGGTTCAAGAAAACCAGAAGGAGCCCACGATGGTTTACTACGGCGAATTGTACCGGCAACGTAAGAAGCAGGCAAGCATGATCGGCCGGGAAAAGCTAGTAGCAATTCATGCTCAGACCGGCAGTATCTCGGCAACCGCCCGACGCTGCAAGACCAGCCGGAATGTGGTCCGGAAATGGGTGCGGCGATTCGAGGCCGAAGGCTTGG
This portion of the candidate division WOR-3 bacterium genome encodes:
- a CDS encoding ISNCY family transposase translates to MDNASILLKESELVRLRVIERAFFDLSASAAAKMLQLSIRQVFRLKAKVRALGTKEVIHGNRNRQPANAKPATLRQYVLKLHKTKFSKYNDYHFAEALAEEYQLKVNRETVRRWLRAAGVPAKRRHRSQGNRRRCRERHARFGELVFIDGSPHPWFGPNRPSATLILATDDATGRPLWGKFDPQETLAGCFEVFYHVARRYGLPGALYLDRASQFTTTRHGGVHRFQRDDQPTHFEVAMQTLAVECIFANSPQARGRGERINQSFQDRLVAELDHHHITDPLRATDYLNRVFIPKYAERFGVKPREPESAFRPVPEGLDLRTVLCGKTTREVANDNTLRYQGHRYQLKPNIRSVCVAGSRVTVQQWFDGTVHIWHDRVGEIPHIRLRDQPKPGRTLAGSAYDTFAVV
- a CDS encoding leucine zipper domain-containing protein, encoding MVYYGELYRQRKKQASMIGREKLVAIHAQTGSISATARRCKTSRNVVRKWVRRFEAEGLAGLGDRSRRPRHSPNRTPEAVQERILAERDKTGKGR